The genomic region TAATAGAATCCAGGTGAGTACCAGGAGTCTGTTCATACTGTCAGCTTGGCAGCTCGGTCACGCCACATTACCAACTTTGTTCCTTCAGCTCACAAGCAAGAAACCCCGAAGGTTAAAGTTGACATGGAAGCCAAACTCCGTACTTGGCTTGAATCAAGAGGAAAGACAAGGAGTGCGCAAAGAATTGAAGCATTCAATTCTCCCTTGTTGGGGAAAACTCCAAGTTCTTCTATTGCTAATGTCAAGAAACCCAACATCAACCTCAGTTCTATGAAATCCAAGGTTAATACAAACAGAAGCACCTGCTCCGTGAAAGAAAGGTACAAAGACAAGTAACTTGTTGAATTGTATATCCTTCATGCTATGCATTAGtcatttttgtttgattgtaatttttttgcAGGACAATCAAAAGGCCTATCAGGAACATATTCGACAACGAAAGTCTAGTTGATTCCAATTTGGAGGTAATTACTAAATTTTAGGGAGTACATGGAtggaaaatgataaaattagaACCACGTTATAGTGTATTCAATACATTATTATTCTTCCTCTATCATGTAGTGTGAAACTTTATTCATCACATTAGGATATTCATAAGATGGCATATTATTTGAAAGTTTGAGTTTAGCAGTTCCACTTGGGGATGAGAAGCTACTGAATTCATTCCGAATTAGTTTATCTTGCGTTTGATGTTTATGTCATTGTGTATTTATGAGTTGGAATTGCTTTCCAGAGCCTGCAATTCGCCGCTAAGGATAATAAACAAGTGGGCAAGGCTGGAGCAGGTGGATCCATTTTTGAATCAAATACAAGTTTACCTGGTATGTTTCAGCTCTAAATGGTTTTATTACTTACTATGCTCCTTCAAACACTCtaaacaaattgaataattGCACTATTTTCTTGTATATATGCATAGGTATGCCATCAAACCAGGAGGAAAACTCTGCAAACGACTCATCAACCATCAGTGCGAAGAAAAACACACCACAAAGTTCCTTGAGAAAAGCTCTCTCCCCGTTCAACACCAATATAAATCAAAATCCCCTCAGTGAACCCATGTTCACAAATGGAGATTGCACCCTACTCTTTGATCCAAAGACTCCGAAAACTCCCTCTTTAGCGACCTGCCCGAAAAACATGTTCCAAAGGACAGGCACCCCACTTGATAAATTCACTGCTTGCGGATCAAACTTGAAGGTACAATCATTACATACAACTCTATAAGTTTAAGTTCTAGCTTTGTAATGTGATTTTCATCTGTTTTTCTCTCCTTGCACAGAAGTTCCTACTTCAAGATTATATTGACTTCTTGAACACAGCCAACAGGTAAAAATCTAATCATCTCTTAGAAGCTTCTTCGTTTTTTCGTTTCTTGCATTTTTCACTAAATCATACCAAATGAACCTAATATTTTGACTGGTTTTCTCAACTGCAGGGAAGAGCTGCTGGAGTTAAAGGTTCATATCAACTGCTGCATCTTTGTGTGTTCTTAAAATAATTAGTTGCATTCTGATACTTTCTTTTTTCGTCGGGTTCATCAACCAGGGAATAGGAGTCAAAATGGCTGAATACATACTCGAGCTCAGAGAAACGAGCCCCTTAAAATCGGTAAGCAAGTTTATCAAGGTTTAGGAACAGATGAAACTTGAATTACATTTGTTTTTTCATGGACTATCCAATAAAATTGGAATGGTACAGCGAAATCGGAACTAAATTTTTGAGTAACTGTGATGTTGAACGTTGCATGTTTCAGCTGAACGATTTGGAGAAAATAGGCCTCTCAACTAAGCAGGTGATCCCAGAAGACAGTTTCACTACAACCTTCCCCGTTGAATGATGAATGATTACTAATCTGCtctaattaatttcttttaacaGATTGTCAACCTGTTTAACAAAGCAGCGATAGGGGTACTTGATAAGGAAATAAAGGCAACACCCAGCTGCTCAGATATTTCACACGTCAAGCAAGTGTGAATTTGGATAGGATGTCTGACCATGTCAACTCTAAAACCTcttgtattttagtttttaatctaTCCAACCTCAAGTTGGTCAAACCCCGTGTGAGAATGCAGACCTACGGAAATTTCTCATCCAAGTAAAGCCTTGTGGACTTGGATTGTACGTGTCATTGTAAAAGACTGAAAAGACCTTGTTTGTGTTGATTTGTAAACTAGTAACGAAGATTATTCATGATTTCAAATGAATTCCGTCTATTTGTTGTTACAATCTTGAACCGAATGAAATTTACAAAGCCTTATTGCCGAGTCATTGATGCTGCAAGTCACTTATGCTTCGTCATATTTTCGTTCCAACAATTGAAAGACTTACCTCACACACCGAAATATTACACTAATATGACATCCAAGATGTTACACTAATATAAGATGTCACAGTGAAACTCTTTTGACCAACATGTGAAGTGCCCAAAAGCTGCTCCAAGCATAAAAATATCCCCCGTCCAAAGCGTAACGTGAACCACAACCATACAATAAATATCAGAGCGAGGGTGagttttcaacaaaaaattgtGGTTGAACCCCAACCAGATAATAAACATTGGttgggtgaattttgaaaaaatgtAAAAGGTCTCGATATTTCGAACCACTAAATTTGCTTAACAATGATCacaaacataacaaaatttCAAGCCTCTATTTCGGACCGGTAAATAATCTTATCactaattatttctttttattttttatttttttttcttcttactgTGGAACGAAATAAAGGAAAGGGTTGATGGTTCTCCAAATACATTGATGATTATTTTTTGGAGTCTTATTAATGACTAAATTATTATCCCAAATACATAGCTacagaaattattttttaaatgtttggTTTAGTAACTGATATAATCTATTCATCGTGTGTTTTCTCCATATATATGACTTTCTACTCTAATTCGAACTACCAAATTCTCCGATAACCGTTAGATGTTTGACAAATTCTTAACGGTTAATACATCAAAATATCTTATACTCTAAATTTATCCAGAACATCAACCCAAAAATTTAGTTGTTGGACTTGTTCCACTCCTTTTCCTTGTCAATCAACccaaaaattaaagtaaaagaTGGAGCaagtttttcattaatttcatcAGAAACACATAATATGATCCACCAAGTTAACacaacatataaatataaatactaCTACTTCATGtacaaagcaaacaaacaagCAGCAGCCATAACCTAGGATCGCCCTCATGAGATCCCAGAGCCCAATAGGACCTGCAGCTCAGAAGAAGCCATGGCTGCTTTATTCTAAAAACACGGCCTTGGTAAATTTGGATCATAATTacaacacacacatacatattaATGATAAACACATAAGCCCACCCCGCGACTCTCTTGCTTCATCAGAAGGTGACATCTGTCCCTCACTTGCAGTTGCAGGGGTTGCAGGTGCAGTTGTCTCCGCACTTGCATCCGTTCTCGGCAGCAACTCCCATCTCAGATGCCTCCAAGTGACTGCAcatcaaaattacaaaataaatgttGCAGCGCTCCGAAACAGAAGTttactctaaaaattataataactttaacagttagattaaatttcaaatacaCGAATTCCCTAATTTTGGATTGGAGCCCCTTTATTGTCGTTTTATAACTTTTATTGTCGGTTTGGTGTCCATCTATTTCTGTTTCTCCGTCTCTCACAACATTATAACCACAACATCTGCAAATtacaaatttcaaatataatttGGGATTTCATTTCTGGGAGATGATAATACGTACGACTTCTGGGGAGCAACTCCCATGACGAGGGTCTCAGTGGTGGATCCCTCCATGTAGCTCAGATCAGGAGCCATCCCACACCTGAACAAAAACCCACATAGTCAAAACCCAAAACAGAGCAGAAATTTTCTAGGATTTTCTTTTTCCAGattctcgggaaacaaacagaaagttAGAAAGATTACCCGTTGCAGCCACTGCCGCAGCTGCAGCTGGACCCGCAACCACATTTACCACCGCAGCACGACGACATTTTTGGTATTGGAGATGGAAAATTTCACAGCGGAAAGTTTGATTGAATTGATGATAAAGAAGCAGATAACCACAAGCTCTGTTTTGCACGACTACTCAAGAGAAGCCATGACCCTCCATTTATAGTGCggtggaggagagagagtggTTGATATCCACCGTCCACGTGGTGTGATCGGACGTCATGTCTATCCCATGCATTTAAGTCCAATCCCTCTGTACCTGTTTTCTTCCACGTATCTGTCGTTTCTCCCTCAAATAGTCTCTATGGCGGTTTTACATAATTAGGCGTGGGGTGGGGGATGTCTTTGGTGTGTTCTCGAGTGTACCCTTTTTGTAAGTGTATCCACCGTTGGATTGTTGATTGGGGTGATTGAGAGGTGATCAACGGGTGCGATGGAGttgatttgtatgatttttgTGCCATTATTGCTTTACCTCTTAAATCATGACGAGGATGGAAGAACTTGTTGCGTGTATAGAAAATATTTcatttagtattattattttcacgtatatattataatatgtgtGAACCATATTTATATGCTTTTATAaagtatttttataaaaaataattacacaAGTTAATATGAAAATTATGGTTAATTTCAATTTACTATTCTAAAGTTTCGTGATTTTCaatatttggtacatgaagtttttatCATCTCAGAttcatacctcaagtcttaattttgAGATAGTTTCATACATTTGTTAAGTTTGTTATTAAGTCAGCCGTTAATTGATGGCGTGACACCTACGTGGATAATGACTATGTGCCATATGTCATTAAGGGCccacttgaaaaataaaaaaattaaaattaaaaaactatctTCCCACTACCTCACCCCCGCTCCCCCTCActcctttctctcctctgtGCTCAACCAACCCTTCTCTCTCCACCGTTGTTGTTGGCGTCACTTCCCGCTGGCCCCAACAACCTGATTACCTCCCCCCAAGTCtgaattttctctttttctttctcttctatctcagtttctctctctatcttccaGGGCCCTCCTTACCTCCACCCCTGGCCctctctttatctctctctcaaGACTTTTGGTTGGCGGAGATATGAACGGCGACGTTGCGAGAAAATAGGTGCGGCGGAGGTGCGTCGCAGAAAAACACCActccaaaattttcaatgttCTCAAACAATCACATGGTTTAGATTAACTCAAATCAGAGGCATAGGAAAACAAACTCAACCTTAGATTGACGGATCTATATTGGGATCCATGGATTGAGCATGGATctgatggtttttggattagaTGCAGTTTTACCTAATCGTGGTGAGAT from Pyrus communis chromosome 9, drPyrComm1.1, whole genome shotgun sequence harbors:
- the LOC137745593 gene encoding kinesin-like protein KIN-10B — encoded protein: MEVGRALDSSSATPAKSTNPSSISKVRVIARVRPFLPQEIATGNRDPTPCASVIEQESESATEEVVVHLKDKVTSRNECYRLDSFFAQEDNNVGRIFSREVCPLIPGLFHGCNATVFAYGATGSGKTYTIQGTDEMPGLMELSMSKILSMCQSTGSSVELSYYEVYMDRCYDLLEIKAKEITVLDDKDGQVHLKGLSRVPVKSMFEFYEAFSCGIQRRKTAHTGLNDVSSRSHGVLVIAVSTPLDDGSGDAVTGKLNLIDLAGNEDNRRTCNEGIRLQESAKINQSLFALSNVIYALNNNLSRVPYRESKLTRILQDSLGGMSQALMITCLNPGEYQESVHTVSLAARSRHITNFVPSAHKQETPKVKVDMEAKLRTWLESRGKTRSAQRIEAFNSPLLGKTPSSSIANVKKPNINLSSMKSKVNTNRSTCSVKERTIKRPIRNIFDNESLVDSNLESLQFAAKDNKQVGKAGAGGSIFESNTSLPGMPSNQEENSANDSSTISAKKNTPQSSLRKALSPFNTNINQNPLSEPMFTNGDCTLLFDPKTPKTPSLATCPKNMFQRTGTPLDKFTACGSNLKKFLLQDYIDFLNTANREELLELKGIGVKMAEYILELRETSPLKSLNDLEKIGLSTKQIVNLFNKAAIGVLDKEIKATPSCSDISHVKQV
- the LOC137745594 gene encoding metallothionein-like protein type 2 produces the protein MSSCCGGKCGCGSSCSCGSGCNGCGMAPDLSYMEGSTTETLVMGVAPQKSHLEASEMGVAAENGCKCGDNCTCNPCNCK